The nucleotide sequence GACGTCGCCCAACCCGCCGAAACCACCGAAACCGCCGGATGCGGCCGCGTTTTCCAGCGGATCACCGCCCAGGTCGACGATGCGGCGCTTCTCCGGATCGCTGAGCACCTCGTAGGCGACGCTGATTTCCTTGAATTTCGCTTGCGCGGCTTCGTCCGGGTTGACATCGGGATGCAGTTCGCGCGCCAACTTGCGGTAGGCGCGTTTGATGTCCGCGTCGGTCGCGTTTTTGCTGACCCCGAGCAGCCCGTAGTAATCGCGTGCCACGCTTTACCTTTCTATTGCCGCCCCTCAGGCGGCTGTCCTCAAATTCCGTAGCAGGTGCGCGATCATCGGGCACCCAGGACTTCGCCAATATAGAGAGCAACTGCGGCGACGCTGGCGATAGTTCCCGGATAGTCCATCCGAGTGGGTCCCAGCACACCCATCCCGCCGTACACGGTGTCCAGCGTGCCGTAGGAGGTGGATACCACCGAGGTGCCCGCCATCTGCTCGGACGCCGTCTCGTGACCGATGCGCACGGTCACCTTGCCGGCCTCCTGCTGAGCCGCCAGCAACCGCAGCACCACCACCTGCTCCTCGAGGGCCTCCAGGACGGAACGCAGCGAACCACCGAAATCCGCCGCGTTGCGGGTGAGGTTGGCGGTGCCGCCCATGAGCAGCCGTTCTTCGGTGTGCTCCACCAGGGTCTCCAGCAATACCGTGGCGGCGCGGCCGACGGCGTCGCCCAGGCTGCCGGCGCCGTGTAATTGCTCGGCGAGATCGGCCACCGCGACCGAGGCCGCCGACAGCTTCTTGCCCTCCAGCGCCTGGCCGAGGACCTCACGCAGCTGGGAGAGCTGATGATCGTCGATGACATCGCCGAGTTCGACGATGCGCTGATCCACCCGGCCGGACTCGGTGATGACCACCATCAGCAGCCGGGCCGGTGTCAGCGCGATCACCTCTAAGTGGCGAACGGTGGACGTCGACAGGGTCGGGTACTGCACCACCGCCACCTGGCGGGTCAGCTGGGCGAGCAGCCGCACCGCGCGCCGCAACACGTCGTCCAGGTCGACCCCGGACTCCAAAAAGCCCAGGATCGCGCGCCGTTCGGCCGATGACAGCGGCTTGACGTCTTCGAGCCGGTCGACGAACTCGCGATACCCCTTCTCGGTGGGCACCCGCCCGGAGCTGGTGTGCGGCTGGGTGATGTACCCCTCGGCCTCCAGCACCGCCATGTCGTTGCGGACGGTGGCGCTGGAAACGCCCAGGTTGTGCCGCTCCACCAGGGTTTTCGAACCGATCGGCTCCTTGGTCGACACGAAGTCGGCGACGATGGCGCGCAGCACCTCGAAGCGTCGGTCGTCGGCACTGCCCATCGCCCGTTCACCTCCTCCGATTTCGTTCATTTTATGGTGTCAGACGCCACTGACCGTCGCAGCCGTGCTGCGGCATTCACCCGACGTTTCAAGCTAGCCTGTCCAGCATGATCCCGAGGATCCGCCGATGATCTTCAAGGGCGTGCGCGAGGGCAAGCCGTACCCCGAGCACGGGCTGTCCTACCGGGACTGGTCCCAGATCCCTCCGCAGCAGATCCGGCTCGACGAACTGGTCACCACCACCACGGTGCTCGCCCTGGACCGGCTGCTCTCGGAGGACTCCACGTTCTACGGCGACCTCTTTCCGCACGCGGTGCGGTGGCGGGGCGTCATCTATCTCGAGGACGGCCTGCACCGGGCCGTGCGCGCCGCGCTGCGGAATCGCACCGTGTTGCACGCGCGGGTGTTCGACATGGACCTAGACGGACACGCCGGACACGCCGGCCACGCCTAGAGCCGGTCACGTTTCGGTCCCGCCGCGTGTCGAGGTAGTGAGGGTCCTCAAACGGGGGCGAAACAAGCCGAGGAGGTCAGTCGTGGCACGACTCACCGGAATCTCCGACCGCGATGCCGGGCTGGTGGCCAAGATCGCGTTGTTCTTCACCAAGCGTCGGTTCAAGCAGATGACCGGGCGCGAAACCGCCACCATGCTCGAACCGCTGCGGATGTACGCGCACATCCCCAGGTTGCTCAGGGCGATCGGCGGACTGGAGCAGGCGGAAACCAAACTGGACATCCTGAGTCCGCGGGTGCGCGCGCTGGCCGAACTCAAGTCGGCGACGACGGCGCGCTGCGAGTATTGCATCGACCTGGGCTCGCAGATCTCGCGCGCGTCGGGGATCTTGACTGACGCGGAACTGCTCGCCCTGTCCGACTATCGGAACGCCTCCTGCTTTTCCGATGTCGACAAGCTGATCCTCGAGTACGCCACGGCGATCACCCGCACCCCGGTCGAGGTGAGCGATGAGCTTTTTGAGGCGCTGCGTGCGCATTTCGACACCGCGCAGCTCGTCGGGCTCACCCACGTCATCACGCTGGGCAACCTTCGTGCCCGGTTCAATCTCGCGCTCGGCATCGGGTCCTCGGGCTTGTCCGAGGGCATGGTGTGCGCGCTGCCGGAAAGGTGACCGTGGGGGATTCACTGGATACCGCACTGACCGAGCGATTCGAGGCGGCCCGGCCCCGATTGGGTGCCATCGCCTACCGCATGCTGGGCTCGATCGACGACGCCCAGGACGCGGTCCAGGAGGCATGGCTGCGGCTGAGCGGTAGCGGCGCGAAGGACATCGAGAACCTCGATGCGTGGCTGACCACCGTGGTGGCCCGGATCTGCCTGAACGTACTGCGCGATCGGCGGGCCGGTGGCCGCGAGGAGCTGGTCGCGCAGCTGCCCGACCCGATCGTCGAGGCGCAGGGCGAATCCGACCCCGAGCACCGGGCGCTGCTGGCCGACGCGGTGGGCGTGGCGTTGTTCGTGGTGCTGGACACCCTGCCGCCCGCCGAGCGGTTGGCATTCGTGTTGCACGACGTCTTCAGGGTGCCGTTCGATCACATCGCACCAATCCTGGACCGCACTCCCGAGTCGACGCGCAAGCTGGCCAGCCGCGCACGCCGGCGGATCGAACAGGCGGATCCCGTTCCCGACGCCGGCATGGCCGCGCAGCGCGAGGCCGTCGACGCCTTTTTCGCGGCCGGGCGCGACGGCGATTTCGACAGGCTGGTGTCGGCGCTGGACCCCGGCGTGGTGCTGCGCGGCGACTTCGGTCGCGGCGTGATCCGGGTCGAAGGCGCGGCCGCCGTGGCCAAGCAGGCCCGCAGCTACGCCGGACCCGAGCGCGAGGTGCGCGCCGCCACCGTCAACGGCGCCGCCGGCGCCGTCATTCTGGTCGCCGGCCAACCCACCGCGATCATGGGCTTCCTCGTCCGCGCCGGACGGGTCGCCGCGATCGACGTACTGGCCGACCCCCGGCGCATCGCGCGGATCGACCTGCCGGCGATCGGTTAGCCCGTCGCCGCCTGCAGCAGGGCGAGCGCGGCGTCGTGCTGCAGCACCCAGTTGCCCCCCTGGTTGACGAAGGCGAGGTGCTTCGTGACCGGCCCGGCGAACCTGGGACCCGAAATGGCGACGTCAGCCTGCGCCGCGTCCGGACCGGCCGGCGCGATGTTGGTCACCGCGAACGTCTCGGGAAACTTCCCCTCCCGGTACGCCTTGCGCAGTTCGTGGTCGGCCAGATGACCCTCGTCCGGGGCGATGCCGTTCTGCACCAGATTGGTCTTGGTCGTGTACGACACACCCGGATCGGTGGCCTGCGTGCACAAGGTGGACAGCTCGTCAGGCGTCGGCAGCGCTTGCCCCGGCGGCGGTGGCACCGGGTCCGCTTGCGCCAGACCGATTGGCAACGCGATTGCTGCGCCGCCAGCGACGGCAAGCGCCGCGGCGGCGCCGATGACGATGGATTTCACGGTTCCCCCTTCGATCCGCCAGGCCCGGGATGGGAGGTGACCGACGGTCTTCTCCTGGCGAGACGGTGTCAGTGTTCCCCGTTTACCTGGTGTTTGAGTCTCAGGGCGGTCACGTTGCCGCAGCTATTTGGAAAGCTTGCCCTGGGGGTGTCAGTGCCCGGCGGCCTGCAACAGCTCCATCGCCGAGGCCCGCGACAAGACCCAGCCGCCCTGGTTGACGAACGTGACGTTCTGGGTGACCGGGCTCGGGATCTTGGGACCCGAAACGGCGACGTCGGCCGTGGCCGAACCCGGAGCCGCGCCCGGTTGAATGTTCGACACGTTGAACATCAGCGGCAGGTCGCCGTTCTTGGCGGCCTTCTTGAACTCGTGATCGGCAAGGTGCGCCTCCGTCCCGCTGATGCCGCCCTCAACCAGGTTGCCCTTGTTGGCGAACGGAACGCTGGGATCGGCAAGGTTGTTCAGCAGGCCGGTCAACTGACCCGCGGTCGGAACGTTCACGGCGGGGGCCGGCGATGGGACGGGATCCTGCGGCAGCGGGGCGCCGACGGCGACCGGCTGCACCCGCACGGTCGGCGCCGCTCCCGACGCGATCGAGGTCACGCTGGATGTTGCGAAGGCGGCCGCCACCCCGATTGCGGCCACCGCCGCGGCGCTGGTGGCGATGGATTTCATGGTTGTCTGCATGGTCAGGTCTCCCCCTTTGTATGGCGTGCGGTTTGTGACCGGTACTTCGTGCGCCAGTGCCGTGACGTTACCCAGGGCGCCTGTGCAAGATGACTGAGTAATCTGTGCCGCAGCTGTGTGGCAGCCAAATTCGCTGACTGGCTTGTCAGCTTTTACAGAGAAAGGATCGCGGTTGCGCGGCGTGACATACCCCGATCAAACAAGATTCGCCTTCCGCTCCGGAGTCACCTGCTTGACCACACCGGCCGGAGCGGTGCTGCTGAATCCTCCGCGCAGCGAGAAGCTGAACCGGTTGACCGCGGGGCAACTAGAGGCGCTCAAAGTGCTGAACCTAGGACCGGCAACGCTTTCCGAGCTGCCCACCGCAACCGAGGTCGCCCCGCTGATTAGCCAACTAGCGGTCGGGGGCTGGCTGACGGTAGCGGTGCGTGACGGCGAGCGGGACTGGTATTCCATTGTGCCGTGTGGACAACCACCGCAACGTCCGTCCTCGTCCTCTGCTGTAGTGCTATCGAAATTCACTGTGCTGCACCGTGATTCGGAGGGCTTCGTCCTGGAGCATCCGTTGTCGTGGTGTGACGTGCGGATCAACGACGCGCGTCTGCTCCCCTTGCTCGACGGGTTGGAAAGCGCCGACGTGCCGGACGCCGTCGCGGCGCAGTTCATCGAAGACCTGCGCTGGGCTGGGATGCTCGTTGCGGTGGGTGACGAGGATCAAAGGTTCGAGTCGCTCAGCTGGAGCCCGCCAGATCTGTGGTTTCACCGCCGCAGCACACTCGGAGAACGCAACGTCACCTGGGAGCATTTCGGCCCGACCAAGTGGGCCAAGGGTCGGTTCCCCCAACCTCCAGCGCGCACAACGAAACAATTCGGCGAACCGATCGCCCTGTCCGTCCCCGACCTGGCCGACAAGCGGGCCCACGACCCCACGCTGACCAGCGTCCTCGAAGACCGAGTGTCCACAAGGACATTCGACGACACACAGCCGATCACCGTCGACCAACTCGCCGAATTGCTGTACCGCTCTTCACGGACCCGCGCGACTGTGCCGGTCGGTGAGGGCGAAGAGCTGCTGTCGCGTCCGTACCCGTCCGGTGGCGGCATCTACGAACTTGAGCTCTACCCCGTGGTGCGCAATGTCGCCGGGCTCGAGGCGGGCATGTACCATTACGACTCGTTCGCGCATGCGCTGCGTCCGGTGGCCGGCCCAGACTCGAACGCTTCAAAGGCCGTGTCGCAGCTGATGAAACCGGCGGCCGCGACGCTGTCCGGGGGTGCCGAGCCGCAGATCCTGATCGTCATGGCCGCGCGCGCGGGCCGCATCATGTGGACGTATGAGCAGATCGGTTACGCCGCGATCCTCAAGGACGTCGGCGTCCTGATGCAGACCATCTACCTGGTCGCCACCGCGATGGGCCTGGGCGCCTGCGCCCAAGGCTTCAGTGACACAGCCGCATTCGTCGCGGCCACCGGAGCCGACGAACTACAGGAGTGCAGCGTCGGCAGCATCATCGTCGGCTCGCCAGGCCGAGCTTAACCCTCCAGCAGCACCTCTTGGTCGCTCATGGCGGCGATATCGAGGTAATGCCGCGCGATCACGGCGAGCCGGTCGGGTGTGCCGCGCTGAGCTTCTCGGTTGTTCAGCCGCTCGGCGCAACCGGCCACGGTCCGCGTGGCGAACAGGTCCGCGACCACCGCATCATCGGTGTCCAGCCAGTCGCGCACCCGGGCGATGACAGTGGTGGCCAACACCGAATCCCCGCCACGCGCGAAGAAATCATCATGGATGCCAACCGCATTCACGCCGAGCACTTCGGCGACGATGTCGGCCAGCGCGGCCTCCACATCGTTGCGGGGAGCACCGTCCGCTGGAGCTTCGGCAGCGTCCGGTTCGAGCAGCGCGGCCACCGCGCGGCGGTCCAATTTGCCGTTGGCGGTCAGCGGAAACTGCTCGAAAAACACCGTGCGCGTGGGGACCATGTAGGACGGCAGCAGTTCGGCGACCGCGGCCGTGATGTCGCCGACCTGATGTGGATCGGCCGCGACGGCGGCGACCAGCTTGGGCGCGCCGGCGTCGACGACGGTGGCGACCGCGTGCCGCACCCCGGGGACGGCGCGCAGCGCGCTTTCCACCTCGCCCAGCTCGACGCGGTATCCGCGAATCTGCACCTGATGGTCGGCGCGGCCGAGGAACTCGATGGTGCCGTCGGGCCAGTATCTGGCCACGTCACCGGTCTTGTACCAGCGGATGCCGTCATGTTCGACGAATCGCTGCGCCGTGCGTTCGGGATCGTTGCGGTATCCGGCCGCGACGTTCGCGCCGCCCACCCAGAGTTCGCCGGGAACCCAGTCGGGGCAGTCGCGGCCCGACGGCGATACCACCCGGCACCGGACGTTGCGCAGCGGAACGCCGAAGGGCACCGTCGCCCAGTGCGCCGGCGGTTCGCCGACCACTTCGCAGATAGTGTTGTGGATGGCCGTTTCGGTCGCGCCGCCAAGGCCGGCGAAGCGGCATCCGGGGACCTGCCTCGCCAGCCTGCGGGCCAGGTCGGCGCCCACCCAGTCGCCACCGAGGGTGACGGCGCGTAACGAATCGCCCAGCCGGTCACCGCCGAGTTCGAGGATCATGTCCAGCATGCTCGGCACGCAGTTGAGGATCGAAACCCGGTGGCGGCGCAGCAGGTCCACCCATACGGTCGCCGCGGCCTTCTCGTCGGCGTCGACCGCGACCAGCGAGCCGCCCACCGAGAACATGCCGAAGATGTCGTAGACCGACGCGTCGAACTCCAGGGCGGACAACGCCAGCACCCGATCGGCGCTGCCGACGCCAAACCAGTCGTTCACCGCGTCGATGGTGTTCATTGCCGCGCCGTGGGCGACCTCGACACCCTTCGGTTGGCCGGTCGAACCGGACGTGAAGATCACGTATGCGATCTGCGTGGTGTCGGGAAAGACCGCTGCTGTCAACGGTTCTGGATGCGCGCGCGCCGCGTCGATCGATAGGCATGCAATGCCCGCGCCCAGGTTTGCGCCGTCGGCCGTCAGCGCCGCGACGATGTCCGCGGACTGCAGGATCTTGGCGCGGCGCGCATCCGGCTGATCGAAGCCGATCGGCACGTAGGTCCCGCCGGCGGCGAGCACGCCGAGCACGGCCATCACCTGATCGCGTCCCTTGGGCAGCTGAATCCCCACCGCGTCGCCGGGACGTACCCCGTTGGCGTGCAAGGCTCCCGCGACAGCAAGCGCGCGGTCGGCGAGCTCCCGGTAGGTCCACTCGCCCGCATCGTCGCCGACACCCCAGACCACGGCGGGAGCGCCGGGGTTGCTCGCCGCATGCTCGAAGAAGCCTTGATGCAGACACCGCCCGCTGACCGGGCCGTCGGTCGCGTTGACCGCGGCACGCACCTCGGCCTGGTCAATGGGCAGACGCACCGCCGCATCGGCGTCCCAGCCGGCATCGCCTCCGGCGAGCCGTTCGACCGCCTCGGTGAACGTGGCGAACATGGCGTCGATCAGGCCGGGCGGGAACGCCGACTCGCGGACGTCCCAGTTGAGCAGCAGTCCGCCCCGCAACTCGGTGACCTGCGCATCGAGCAGCACCTGCGGGCCCTGCGAAATAATCCACACCGGCGGGCCGAATGCCTCGATCACGTTGTCGGCGAACAGCTCACCGAGGTCGAGGGCGCTGGTGAAAACGACCGGCGCCAGCACCGGATCGCCTCGATGCCGGCCCAAATCACGGAGCACCTCGAGCCCGGAATAGCTTGCGTGCGAGCCGCTTTCGTACATCGTGCGCTGCAGTTGCCGGGCGCGATCGGCCACCGACACGTCGGCGCTGACGTCCACCTCGAGCATGATCGACGACGTGAAGTCCCCGACCACCCGGTCGATGTCCGGGTGCACCGCTTCGCGGTGAAACAGCGGCACATTCAGCAGAAACCTGCTCTGCGACGACCAGCCGCCGATGGTGTCGGCGAAGACCGCGGCCAACGCCATGGCCGGTGTGATGCCGCGCTGGTGCGCGCCGGACACCAACGTCTGCTTGGCCTCCGGCGACAGCCAATGGTCGTAGCGGACGGTGCGATGCGCCGCCGTGCGCTCGCCGAGCGGCACGGTGGACAGTTCGGGAGCGCCGGGCAGCTCGACCAAGCGGCGTTGCCACCAATCCCGGTCCCGCTCGCGCGCGGCGGGATCGGGCTGCCGTTCGGTGCGGTAGCGACGGTAGCTGTAGCCGGGGGCCGACAGCGTCGTGCCGTGATACGACGCGGCCAGCTCGGAGGCCAGCACGCGATAGCTCAACGCGTCGCCGGCCAGCATGTCGATGTCCAGATGCAGTCGGCTGCGCTCCTGATCCCACAGGGTCAGCGTGACGTCGAGAACCTGGCCGTCCTCAATTGCCAGCCGCTGATGCGTTTTCCGTTCGCGCAACTCCGCCAGTGCGTTGTGCACCGCGTCCGAAGTTTGTCCGCGCAGGTCGACCACGCCGAAGACCGGGCGGCCCGGTTTGGGCATGGTCTGTTGCGTTCCGTCCGGCAGGAATCGGGTGCGCAGCATCGGATGGGCCGCGACAAGCTGCGCCACCGCTTCTTGTAGTCGCGTCGGATCGACGGGGCCACCGTCGAATTCGACGTAGAGGTGGGCGGCGACACCACCCAGCTCCTGTTCGTCGGAGCGGCCGATCCAGTACGCATGCTGCATCGTGGCGAGCGGGAATGGCTCTTGTTCCAGTGCCTGGTCGGGCTCGGGACCCGCGGGTGTTGCGACACGGGCATTCTCGTCACTGCCCAGCAGTGCGTGCCAGGATTCGATGGTGGGGCTGGCGGCAAGATCGGCGAAAGTGATGCCGGATCCCCGCTTGCGCCACCCCCCTGCCAGCGCCATCATGCGCATCGAGTTCAGGCCCATTTGGATGAGATCGTCGGTGTCGGCGATCTCGGTGACCACATCGGTCCCGAGCTGGGCCGCGATCGCGGCCCTGATCTCGTCCCGGCTGATCTCCATGTCGGTGCTCTCCCCTATGCCAAGCTTGCCGCGAGCGCGGCTATGCCGCGCTGCCAGAACTGCGTCAGACGGTCAATGTCGTTCTGCGCGAGTAGCGCATCGCTCCACCGCCAGTTCGCGATCAACTGCGGACCCTCGGGTGTCGCACCCACCAGCACGCTGATGTTCAGCGCGAAGCGCAGCGGCAGATCGGGTTCGGGATCGACCGGCAGCGCGTCGATGTATGGGGCGGTCAACAGTGACCACGGCTGATCCGCCGCCCCGGTGAGGTCGAGGCGGCCCAGATAGCCGAACTGAATCTGCGGTTCGGCCCCGCGCTGCAGCTCGGGAATGCAGTCGACATAACGAAGCAGCCCGTAGTCCACTCCCTCGTGCGGGATCGCGCGCACGTGAGCGGTCACCGAGTCCAGCAGCGCCCGCACCGCGTCCGGATCATCCTCGGCCCGCTCGACGTCGACGGCCCCGGCGCCCGCTCCGAGGCGCACCGGGAATGCGGCGGTGAACCAGCCGACGGTGTTCGTGGTATCGGTGTCCAGCTCCGCATCGCAGCGCCCGTGTCCTTCCAGTGCGATGAGCGCGCCCGCTCCCGGATCCTGTCCGCGCTCTCGACGCCAACTCGCGGCCGCGATGGTTGTTGCGGTCAAGAGAAATTCGCGTATGCCGACGCGCTCCGTGTCCGGCACCGGGGTGATGACCTGGCTCACTCGCAGCGTCGACCACGTGTCACGGGTGGGGTCCGGATGTCGTCGGCCCAGCGCGGGATCGGGCTCGCGGACCTGCGCGATCCAATAGTCACGCTGGTTCTGCACGTCCGGTTCGGCGGTGCGCTCCCACATCAGCTGCGAGAAGCGCCGGTAGGAGGTGAACTCTGGCAACATCTTCGGGGTGGTGGGCGCGCTGCCGGATTGCACCGAGCGCCACGCCTCGGCGATATCGCCCAGCATGATGTGCCAGGACACCACGTCGACGGCCAGGTGATGCGCGGTGATCAGCAGCACGTCGCCACGCGTCGGGCCGCGGAACCAGACGGCCCGCAGCATCGCACCGGCGCGCGGATCGATCGCCTCGGTGACGACGCGGGCGGATTCCGTGATGGCCGAACATAACTCGGCATCGGTCGCGCTCGGCACCTGTACGCGGGACAGCACGTCGGCGGCGCGGACCACGCCGGGCCCGCGGGTGACCAGCCGCGGACCCTCGGCGGTGTCGGTCAGGATCGACCGCAATGTGTCGTGTCCGTCGAGCAGCATTTGCAGCGTTGACTCGATTGCCGGGCCGTCGATTTCGCTGGGTAGCGCGAGCAGGACGGTGTGGGTGAAGCGGCGGTATTTGCCGTATTCGTAGAGCCAGGAGACCATCGGAAGCGGCGGCACCTCGCCGTATTCGTCATCCTCGACGGGGGGATGCGGGGCGGCGTCGTCGATCGCCGCGGCCAGTTCGCGAATGGTCGGCGTGGTGAACACCATTCGCGGGCTCATGGCGAGCCCGCGCCGCCGGGCCTTGTGGACCAACGAGATCGCCACGATGCTGTCCAAGCCGAGACCGAAGAGGTCGTCGTCGATGCCCGGCGTCACGCCGTTGAATTGCTCCCTGCACACGTCGCACAGTGTCTTTTCCGTCTCGGTGGATGCCGCCGCGCCGTCCGCACTGACCCGCGACAGCACGTCGGAGGCCAGCCGGTCCAACTCGTGGCCGTCGAGCTTGCCGTTGGTGTTGACCGGCAGCCGCGGTAATGGCACGATCCGGGCCGGCACCATGTACAGCGGCAGGCGTTCGGCGAGCGCGGCCCGCAGCCGGACCGCATCGCCGGCGATACCCTGTTGCCACACAACGAAACCCACCAGGCTGGTTCCCGTTGCGCGGCGCACCACGGCGACGGCGGCATCGTGCACGTCGGCCCGGTCCCGCAGGACGGCCTCGATCTCGCCGATCTCGACGCGATACCCGCGGATCTTGACCTGGGCGTCGGCGCGGCCCAGGTAGGCGTATCCGCCGTGCGGCAGGCGACGCACCAGATCACCCGTGCGGTACATGCGTGCTCCCGCGCGGTGCGGGTCGGCCACGAATCGGCTTGCGGTCACTGATGATCGGCCGACGTAGCCGCGGGTCAGTTGCGCACCGGACAGGTAAAGCTCGCCGACCACACCGGCGGGCACCATCCGGAGCGCCGAGTCCAGCACGTAGCCGATGGTTCCGGCGTTCGCCGTGCCGATGGTCGGTGTCTCGTACTGCTTGACCGGCGCCACCACCGCCTCAACGGTCACCTCGGTGGGCCCGTAGCAGTTGAACACCGCAGGCGCCAGCGCGCGTAACTGCTGCCACAGCGCGGTATCGATCGCTTCCCCGCCCAGGGCGAGCACCTCGAGCGGATGGTCCAGCAGGCCGGCGGCGCGCAGCTGCACGAGCATCGACGGGGTGGTGTCGATCATGTCGATCCGCTGGCGCGCGATGCCTTTCACCAGCCGGTCGGCGTCGCGCATCTCCTCGGCGTCGAA is from Mycobacterium conspicuum and encodes:
- the hrcA gene encoding heat-inducible transcriptional repressor HrcA; this translates as MGSADDRRFEVLRAIVADFVSTKEPIGSKTLVERHNLGVSSATVRNDMAVLEAEGYITQPHTSSGRVPTEKGYREFVDRLEDVKPLSSAERRAILGFLESGVDLDDVLRRAVRLLAQLTRQVAVVQYPTLSTSTVRHLEVIALTPARLLMVVITESGRVDQRIVELGDVIDDHQLSQLREVLGQALEGKKLSAASVAVADLAEQLHGAGSLGDAVGRAATVLLETLVEHTEERLLMGGTANLTRNAADFGGSLRSVLEALEEQVVVLRLLAAQQEAGKVTVRIGHETASEQMAGTSVVSTSYGTLDTVYGGMGVLGPTRMDYPGTIASVAAVALYIGEVLGAR
- a CDS encoding type II toxin-antitoxin system VapB family antitoxin, translated to MIFKGVREGKPYPEHGLSYRDWSQIPPQQIRLDELVTTTTVLALDRLLSEDSTFYGDLFPHAVRWRGVIYLEDGLHRAVRAALRNRTVLHARVFDMDLDGHAGHAGHA
- a CDS encoding carboxymuconolactone decarboxylase family protein — its product is MARLTGISDRDAGLVAKIALFFTKRRFKQMTGRETATMLEPLRMYAHIPRLLRAIGGLEQAETKLDILSPRVRALAELKSATTARCEYCIDLGSQISRASGILTDAELLALSDYRNASCFSDVDKLILEYATAITRTPVEVSDELFEALRAHFDTAQLVGLTHVITLGNLRARFNLALGIGSSGLSEGMVCALPER
- a CDS encoding sigma-70 family RNA polymerase sigma factor → MGDSLDTALTERFEAARPRLGAIAYRMLGSIDDAQDAVQEAWLRLSGSGAKDIENLDAWLTTVVARICLNVLRDRRAGGREELVAQLPDPIVEAQGESDPEHRALLADAVGVALFVVLDTLPPAERLAFVLHDVFRVPFDHIAPILDRTPESTRKLASRARRRIEQADPVPDAGMAAQREAVDAFFAAGRDGDFDRLVSALDPGVVLRGDFGRGVIRVEGAAAVAKQARSYAGPEREVRAATVNGAAGAVILVAGQPTAIMGFLVRAGRVAAIDVLADPRRIARIDLPAIG
- a CDS encoding SagB family peptide dehydrogenase, which codes for MRGVTYPDQTRFAFRSGVTCLTTPAGAVLLNPPRSEKLNRLTAGQLEALKVLNLGPATLSELPTATEVAPLISQLAVGGWLTVAVRDGERDWYSIVPCGQPPQRPSSSSAVVLSKFTVLHRDSEGFVLEHPLSWCDVRINDARLLPLLDGLESADVPDAVAAQFIEDLRWAGMLVAVGDEDQRFESLSWSPPDLWFHRRSTLGERNVTWEHFGPTKWAKGRFPQPPARTTKQFGEPIALSVPDLADKRAHDPTLTSVLEDRVSTRTFDDTQPITVDQLAELLYRSSRTRATVPVGEGEELLSRPYPSGGGIYELELYPVVRNVAGLEAGMYHYDSFAHALRPVAGPDSNASKAVSQLMKPAAATLSGGAEPQILIVMAARAGRIMWTYEQIGYAAILKDVGVLMQTIYLVATAMGLGACAQGFSDTAAFVAATGADELQECSVGSIIVGSPGRA
- a CDS encoding non-ribosomal peptide synthetase; its protein translation is MEISRDEIRAAIAAQLGTDVVTEIADTDDLIQMGLNSMRMMALAGGWRKRGSGITFADLAASPTIESWHALLGSDENARVATPAGPEPDQALEQEPFPLATMQHAYWIGRSDEQELGGVAAHLYVEFDGGPVDPTRLQEAVAQLVAAHPMLRTRFLPDGTQQTMPKPGRPVFGVVDLRGQTSDAVHNALAELRERKTHQRLAIEDGQVLDVTLTLWDQERSRLHLDIDMLAGDALSYRVLASELAASYHGTTLSAPGYSYRRYRTERQPDPAARERDRDWWQRRLVELPGAPELSTVPLGERTAAHRTVRYDHWLSPEAKQTLVSGAHQRGITPAMALAAVFADTIGGWSSQSRFLLNVPLFHREAVHPDIDRVVGDFTSSIMLEVDVSADVSVADRARQLQRTMYESGSHASYSGLEVLRDLGRHRGDPVLAPVVFTSALDLGELFADNVIEAFGPPVWIISQGPQVLLDAQVTELRGGLLLNWDVRESAFPPGLIDAMFATFTEAVERLAGGDAGWDADAAVRLPIDQAEVRAAVNATDGPVSGRCLHQGFFEHAASNPGAPAVVWGVGDDAGEWTYRELADRALAVAGALHANGVRPGDAVGIQLPKGRDQVMAVLGVLAAGGTYVPIGFDQPDARRAKILQSADIVAALTADGANLGAGIACLSIDAARAHPEPLTAAVFPDTTQIAYVIFTSGSTGQPKGVEVAHGAAMNTIDAVNDWFGVGSADRVLALSALEFDASVYDIFGMFSVGGSLVAVDADEKAAATVWVDLLRRHRVSILNCVPSMLDMILELGGDRLGDSLRAVTLGGDWVGADLARRLARQVPGCRFAGLGGATETAIHNTICEVVGEPPAHWATVPFGVPLRNVRCRVVSPSGRDCPDWVPGELWVGGANVAAGYRNDPERTAQRFVEHDGIRWYKTGDVARYWPDGTIEFLGRADHQVQIRGYRVELGEVESALRAVPGVRHAVATVVDAGAPKLVAAVAADPHQVGDITAAVAELLPSYMVPTRTVFFEQFPLTANGKLDRRAVAALLEPDAAEAPADGAPRNDVEAALADIVAEVLGVNAVGIHDDFFARGGDSVLATTVIARVRDWLDTDDAVVADLFATRTVAGCAERLNNREAQRGTPDRLAVIARHYLDIAAMSDQEVLLEG